The Halostagnicola larsenii XH-48 region TCTGCGCTCTACGAAAGGCCGCCTTCATCGGATCGATCGACCTCAAGACAACTGACGGCAGTCCGGACGACGAACTCGAGATGCACCAGGCGACCGGCGAGATTCACGAAGGAGAACGACACGATGCATCGATAGAACAGACACAAGAGCGGGGGCTACTCCCATGATTCGCACACACACCCGCTCACGAGAGGCCTTCGTAGGTCACCACACCCCCCTTGCATCCGAACTGCATTTCCCGACGCCGTCTGCGTATTCACGACTTATGCAAATCGAGGTGGCTCGATGAGCCGAATGGATCACGACCCGACGAGTCGAACTTCATTCGGGTGCCCATCGGATATTCTCGAAAAGCTCGATGAGATCGCCGACCGCGAGGATGTGAGCCGAAGTAAGAAGCTTCGCGAACTGGTTCGACGCGAGGTCGAAGCAAAAGGGGATCTTGAAGGACCAACACCAGTCCTTCCCGACAACGAGAGACTGTCGAAGGCCTACCGAACCCTTCACGATCGAGCCCATGCACCGTACAAAAACAACCCTCGAGTAAAACTCGAGACTGCGAAGAACAAACTCTATAGCAACGAGACGCCCAAGAGTGCAGTTCTCGATGAGATAATCAAACCGCTCGAGAATCTGGGGTACCTCTCTGTCTGGCCCGGAAATCAACACGTCTGGGTAATCGTCCCACCAATGCAGTACACCGATGGTGAGGATATCGTCGAGTCGGCAGAGAAAGCAACTGCCTGAATCCTGTTTCTTGATTCTGAGATTTGAGGCTCTGTTGGAGTCATAATATTCACACGTATTTTTAGCGTGAAACACACGCACACTACAGATGCGTATCTGTCACTTGCGACGGATTGGTTGTACAAAGGCGTAAGCACAAATAAGTAGACTGAGAATAGTGAAAGGCATTGCTACTCGGTCTTGGCTAA contains the following coding sequences:
- a CDS encoding ribbon-helix-helix domain-containing protein — translated: MDHDPTSRTSFGCPSDILEKLDEIADREDVSRSKKLRELVRREVEAKGDLEGPTPVLPDNERLSKAYRTLHDRAHAPYKNNPRVKLETAKNKLYSNETPKSAVLDEIIKPLENLGYLSVWPGNQHVWVIVPPMQYTDGEDIVESAEKATA